In one window of Vallitalea okinawensis DNA:
- the yidA gene encoding sugar-phosphatase — MYKLIAVDMDGTLLNKDKEISKANFDMIQEAKKQGKKVVIATGRPLLGVKRHLKHLDLISDEDYVIAFNGSLVQTTKSGHIISKTTLSVEDYKELYEVSQDLGVHIHALTNSKVTTPVDNKYTHVEADINGIPIDIMPVDEIDDATTIVKVMFIDEPELLDEIISKLPKAITDKYTILRSAPYFLEFLHKSVNKGAGVKAVAKELGFKSEEIICIGDAGNDIAMIEYAGLGVAMENAFEEVKEVASYVTRSNDHDGVAHVIKKFMLNEEVA; from the coding sequence ATGTATAAATTAATAGCTGTTGACATGGATGGTACCTTATTAAATAAAGATAAAGAAATTTCTAAAGCAAACTTTGATATGATACAAGAAGCTAAAAAGCAAGGTAAGAAAGTGGTTATTGCAACGGGTCGACCACTACTGGGAGTGAAGAGACATCTTAAACATCTGGATTTAATTTCTGATGAAGATTACGTCATTGCATTTAACGGTTCTTTAGTTCAAACGACGAAAAGTGGTCATATTATCTCAAAGACAACATTATCCGTAGAAGATTATAAAGAATTGTACGAAGTCAGTCAGGATTTAGGTGTTCATATTCATGCTTTAACCAATAGCAAAGTAACAACGCCTGTAGATAATAAGTATACCCATGTGGAAGCAGATATAAATGGTATACCTATTGATATTATGCCAGTAGACGAAATTGATGATGCAACAACTATTGTTAAAGTGATGTTTATCGATGAACCAGAATTATTGGATGAAATTATTTCAAAGCTTCCTAAGGCCATTACAGACAAGTATACCATATTAAGAAGTGCACCATATTTCCTTGAGTTTTTACATAAGTCTGTTAACAAGGGGGCTGGTGTTAAAGCAGTTGCGAAGGAACTTGGCTTTAAATCAGAAGAGATCATCTGCATTGGTGATGCTGGTAACGATATAGCAATGATCGAATATGCTGGTTTAGGTGTAGCTATGGAAAATGCTTTTGAGGAAGTGAAAGAAGTAGCCAGCTATGTAACACGATCAAATGACCATGATGGTGTAGCTCATGTTATTAAAAAATTCATGTTAAATGAAGAAGTAGCTTAG
- a CDS encoding carbohydrate ABC transporter permease — translation MKKNKYIGYLLILPTYILFALFFLIPLLYSFKLTFYEWNGFSPTMEFVGLQNYMMLFQSQDFINALKNTVVYAGSTVILAVFISLVLSVVVQDGIKGYQTIKGIYFLPHIVSLVAVGVVWSWVFLPNSSGLLNAIIGVFGLESQKWLADPNLAMGSLVIIGVWKSIGYNMVIFIAGLLSIPESLYEAAKIDGATKLQSFTKITVPMLKPTMFFVMVSATIYSLFQVFDIVNVTTGGGPVGSTEMLVTYLYKVGFEQFQIGYASAIAFVLFIMTALITVIQKKFIEER, via the coding sequence ATGAAAAAGAATAAGTATATTGGTTATTTACTCATATTGCCAACATACATACTATTTGCTTTATTTTTCTTAATACCATTACTATACTCATTTAAATTAACCTTCTATGAGTGGAATGGATTTTCACCAACAATGGAGTTTGTTGGATTACAGAATTACATGATGCTATTCCAGAGTCAAGATTTTATAAATGCACTTAAGAATACTGTTGTTTATGCCGGATCAACTGTCATTTTAGCTGTCTTTATTTCTCTTGTTCTAAGTGTCGTGGTTCAAGATGGAATAAAAGGTTATCAAACTATTAAAGGAATTTATTTCTTACCACATATTGTATCTTTAGTTGCAGTTGGTGTGGTATGGAGTTGGGTCTTTCTACCTAATTCAAGCGGTTTACTCAATGCCATTATAGGTGTATTTGGATTGGAAAGTCAGAAGTGGTTAGCAGATCCGAATTTAGCCATGGGATCGCTGGTTATTATTGGTGTCTGGAAAAGCATCGGCTATAACATGGTCATCTTTATTGCAGGCTTATTATCCATACCAGAGTCACTCTATGAAGCGGCAAAAATCGATGGAGCTACCAAGTTGCAAAGTTTCACTAAGATCACAGTACCAATGCTTAAGCCAACCATGTTCTTTGTCATGGTTTCAGCAACAATTTATTCCTTATTTCAAGTTTTTGATATCGTCAATGTTACAACTGGAGGAGGTCCAGTGGGATCAACGGAAATGTTAGTAACTTATCTTTATAAAGTGGGCTTTGAACAATTCCAAATTGGATATGCTTCTGCTATTGCATTTGTATTGTTCATTATGACAGCTTTAATAACTGTCATCCAAAAGAAATTTATAGAAGAAAGATAG
- a CDS encoding phosphodiester glycosidase family protein, which translates to MWTNKYVANESYEFGSYQRSKFRGYNLFYQFEYRDVTIDVTTQNRIIRDHYMERLLEQGIITKETYNVYMVELDKKIDDMMSFVNDYNETVYTYIHYLRLNHLSMESIEALKQLRIRKIKEKLIAIQEKSMDIKDFTIDQSDIYRTMLNSKQSIVVIPESYEDLPSVLDVIRKYLMMKKKVYLLFKELNHYDLATRQDLQCILEHGTYKDVAEAIANKQMELLIDHSKYYGIHFNEISFNRELYKAIEEDDVFVHGFGEYTLLAIKDLNVNSIIEANISSFYGKCVTNIHTDDSKVIIYVPANFNIYDFVPIVEKSKLTYFHLSALCKSFGAGIYQLSIADLYEKYPGYFINIYTNQSNQDQKAMYRLMKPTAPFEDFNTYYINKQQCIRDFIRSKNPELKYISKYYDLFDLSPIAFQPEPDTFQKNVLVDGIVLNKAKQSKIILSDGEKALSPRMVIEDEIEDKGLHFISNFLFFLTPKLSALYNRVRKNRPHEHIDFETGHLGFKNFIKEGRRVKTFPLYNKPCIYMREDGTFSFTNYQLGAGKIKIDELVIDWKEEDINVFDDREVIIYTPQLANDYSNEDHLHYSLDVGKDRLNIVIVNEEIIAIREGDVSLPSIGVVLSLSGKIADTFLKTLSLRSLEDDYYTCHHLSYQLDLDPPISISREEWNAIDWAFGGGLTIIKDNINIFEDQSRAHKYLEAEGWMNPLSKQTQESSIHKMERHPRTGIGLTMDDRLFILVYSGRTKTSLGVNYDEMAKIAMKEIGSIKFMMNLDGGASALLGMVLDKELMELSYPAASNNTCTGMARQLNSMLVIQV; encoded by the coding sequence ATGTGGACAAATAAATACGTAGCTAATGAATCCTATGAGTTTGGTAGTTATCAAAGAAGTAAGTTTAGGGGCTATAATTTATTTTATCAGTTTGAATACCGAGATGTAACCATTGATGTGACCACACAAAATCGTATCATACGAGATCATTATATGGAACGTTTATTAGAGCAAGGTATTATTACAAAAGAGACTTATAATGTTTATATGGTAGAGCTGGATAAGAAGATAGATGACATGATGTCTTTTGTAAATGATTATAATGAAACAGTCTATACATATATCCATTATTTAAGATTAAACCATTTAAGTATGGAATCAATAGAAGCATTGAAGCAATTACGAATTCGAAAAATTAAAGAAAAACTGATAGCTATTCAAGAAAAATCAATGGATATAAAAGATTTTACTATAGATCAAAGTGATATATACAGGACCATGCTTAATAGTAAGCAGAGCATTGTGGTGATACCAGAAAGCTATGAAGATCTTCCCTCAGTTCTAGATGTCATCAGAAAATACTTAATGATGAAGAAGAAAGTCTATCTCCTGTTTAAAGAACTTAATCATTACGACCTTGCAACTAGGCAGGACTTACAGTGTATTTTAGAACACGGTACTTATAAAGATGTTGCTGAAGCTATAGCCAATAAACAGATGGAATTATTGATAGATCATTCAAAGTACTATGGAATTCATTTCAACGAAATATCTTTCAATAGAGAATTATACAAAGCCATTGAAGAGGATGATGTCTTTGTTCATGGTTTTGGAGAATATACATTATTAGCAATAAAAGATTTAAATGTAAATTCGATTATTGAGGCAAATATTAGTAGTTTTTATGGCAAATGCGTAACGAACATCCATACAGATGATTCTAAGGTGATTATTTATGTACCAGCAAATTTTAATATCTATGACTTTGTTCCCATTGTGGAAAAAAGTAAGTTGACCTATTTCCATCTTAGTGCTTTGTGTAAATCTTTTGGTGCAGGCATTTATCAATTAAGTATAGCGGATTTATATGAGAAATATCCGGGCTATTTTATTAATATATACACCAATCAGTCGAATCAAGATCAGAAAGCAATGTATCGATTGATGAAGCCAACAGCCCCATTCGAGGATTTTAACACTTATTATATTAATAAACAACAATGCATAAGAGATTTTATCAGAAGCAAAAATCCAGAATTGAAATACATTTCAAAATATTATGACTTATTTGATTTAAGTCCAATTGCATTTCAACCAGAACCTGATACCTTTCAAAAAAATGTATTGGTAGATGGTATTGTACTAAATAAAGCTAAGCAATCAAAGATTATACTTTCAGATGGGGAAAAAGCCCTATCTCCAAGGATGGTTATAGAAGATGAGATTGAAGATAAGGGATTACACTTTATCTCTAATTTTTTATTCTTTCTTACACCTAAATTATCAGCGCTTTATAACAGAGTTAGGAAGAATCGCCCTCATGAACACATAGATTTTGAGACAGGACATTTAGGGTTTAAAAATTTTATTAAAGAAGGAAGAAGAGTAAAAACATTTCCTCTTTATAATAAACCTTGTATCTACATGAGGGAAGATGGTACCTTCAGTTTTACAAATTATCAGTTAGGTGCAGGTAAAATAAAAATAGATGAATTAGTAATTGACTGGAAAGAAGAAGATATTAACGTTTTTGATGATAGAGAAGTGATCATCTATACCCCACAGCTTGCTAATGATTATAGTAATGAAGACCATTTACATTATAGCTTGGATGTTGGGAAAGACCGTTTAAACATTGTTATTGTGAATGAAGAGATAATTGCCATACGAGAAGGAGATGTTTCACTACCTTCAATAGGTGTTGTACTATCTCTCAGTGGAAAAATTGCAGATACATTTTTGAAGACCTTGTCATTGAGATCTCTAGAAGATGACTACTATACATGTCATCATTTATCTTATCAGTTAGATCTAGATCCTCCTATTTCAATTAGCAGGGAGGAATGGAATGCAATAGATTGGGCTTTTGGTGGTGGATTGACCATCATTAAAGATAATATTAACATTTTTGAAGATCAAAGCCGAGCACATAAATACCTTGAAGCTGAAGGATGGATGAATCCTTTATCCAAGCAAACACAGGAATCTTCAATTCATAAGATGGAAAGACATCCGAGAACAGGAATTGGATTAACCATGGATGATCGACTATTTATTTTAGTTTACTCAGGGAGAACTAAAACTTCTCTTGGTGTCAACTATGATGAAATGGCCAAAATAGCTATGAAAGAAATTGGCAGTATTAAGTTCATGATGAATTTAGATGGTGGTGCATCGGCATTACTTGGAATGGTATTGGATAAGGAATTGATGGAATTAAGTTATCCAGCGGCATCCAATAATACGTGTACAGGAATGGCAAGACAACTTAATTCAATGCTAGTGATACAAGTTTAA
- a CDS encoding Gfo/Idh/MocA family protein — protein MKVGILGTGFGAHHAAIYTQTLGIDTIKIFGRSKSKLEKIQANLHIEVTDTVEDILDDPSISLVDICLPSHLHKEYIIASLQKGKDVFCETPLCYTQEDLIAIKEASRQYPNKVFVNQFIKFCPEFQLIKEAVEDNIYGQLKAIHLKRSTAPLWGDLGYDRIVTNLMIHEIDFITWLLGNTKRISAFGSSSRQDQAYVSAHLTYDNTLVEITASSMMPLSYPFTVSYDAIFENASLNFCEQCFEKGSKVTLTEYTHDGSKEIQLHIVDSAKESIDHVLACLNNDVQSIITVDDAIRSLEVAGQIKDHIMK, from the coding sequence ATGAAAGTCGGTATATTAGGAACAGGATTTGGTGCTCATCATGCTGCCATCTATACCCAAACCCTAGGGATTGATACCATTAAAATCTTTGGGAGGAGCAAAAGCAAGCTAGAAAAAATTCAAGCCAACCTTCACATTGAAGTGACAGACACTGTAGAAGATATTCTTGACGATCCATCCATCAGCTTAGTGGATATTTGTTTACCAAGCCACTTACATAAAGAATATATTATTGCATCCTTACAGAAGGGAAAAGATGTCTTTTGTGAAACACCTTTATGCTATACTCAGGAAGATCTTATAGCCATAAAAGAAGCAAGTAGACAATATCCAAACAAAGTATTTGTTAATCAATTTATTAAGTTTTGTCCAGAGTTTCAATTAATCAAAGAAGCAGTTGAGGATAACATATACGGGCAATTAAAAGCTATTCATCTTAAGCGGTCCACAGCACCTTTATGGGGTGATTTAGGTTATGACCGTATCGTTACTAATCTGATGATACATGAAATTGATTTCATCACTTGGCTGCTGGGTAATACAAAACGAATCTCTGCATTTGGAAGCTCCAGCAGACAGGATCAAGCCTATGTTAGTGCTCACCTCACATATGATAATACCTTAGTAGAAATAACAGCCTCCTCCATGATGCCATTAAGCTATCCTTTCACTGTAAGTTATGACGCAATCTTCGAAAATGCCTCTTTAAACTTCTGTGAACAATGCTTTGAAAAGGGTAGTAAGGTAACATTAACAGAGTATACCCACGATGGGTCAAAAGAAATACAGCTCCATATCGTTGACTCTGCTAAAGAATCAATCGACCATGTCCTGGCTTGTCTCAATAATGATGTACAATCCATTATTACTGTTGATGATGCTATTCGTTCTCTAGAAGTAGCTGGCCAGATTAAAGATCATATAATGAAATAG
- a CDS encoding ABC transporter substrate-binding protein, whose translation MKKGLTTILVLILAFSLLVGCSTTEEPKTEETKNETTKTEEKKDDVKKEEAEPVAVEFWHGYSTDKAEVLDELVAKYNAENDEVNVTAKFVASGEEMLQKVQAAIMADEQPDILWGYPTWTGVLESTGKLVNVEGLMDDAYIADIPEGLLNAGKFNDTIYSVPIEAGTLYFIYNKDMFEEAGITEVPTTWEELYAIAPQLTTDTHQAIWLPIEVGERTTWTWECFLWQNGGDILNDNNTAVGFDRENGLEALAYYSQFIKDGYAPITVGQDPFIEEQVAIIIGTQGAANAYINKYEMNVGVAMLPGKEQLATGLGSNHYFLFNNGEEATVDAAFDFVKWMTTGENHAEWAIRSGYLPVANSARESEKYVQFGEENPHMIVAAEALTHGVARPPIEEYPQISDLISTTIEAIAYDQMTPEEGIDHIIESTNDILK comes from the coding sequence ATGAAAAAAGGTTTAACGACTATTTTAGTACTTATTTTAGCTTTTAGCCTTTTAGTAGGTTGTTCAACAACTGAGGAACCAAAAACAGAAGAGACTAAAAATGAGACAACAAAAACAGAAGAGAAAAAAGATGATGTAAAGAAAGAAGAAGCAGAGCCAGTAGCAGTTGAATTCTGGCATGGCTATTCAACTGATAAAGCAGAAGTTTTAGATGAACTGGTTGCTAAATATAATGCAGAAAATGATGAAGTTAATGTAACTGCTAAATTTGTGGCTTCAGGGGAAGAAATGCTACAAAAAGTACAAGCAGCTATTATGGCTGATGAGCAACCTGATATCTTATGGGGTTACCCTACTTGGACTGGGGTATTAGAAAGTACTGGTAAATTAGTGAATGTAGAAGGCTTAATGGACGATGCATATATTGCTGATATTCCAGAAGGATTATTGAATGCAGGTAAATTTAATGATACAATCTATTCAGTACCTATTGAAGCTGGAACATTATACTTTATTTACAACAAAGATATGTTTGAAGAAGCGGGTATTACAGAAGTACCGACTACTTGGGAAGAATTATACGCTATTGCACCTCAATTAACAACAGATACACACCAAGCTATTTGGTTACCTATTGAAGTTGGAGAAAGAACTACTTGGACTTGGGAATGTTTCTTATGGCAAAATGGTGGAGATATATTAAATGATAACAATACTGCGGTAGGATTTGATCGTGAAAATGGTTTAGAAGCACTAGCATACTATAGCCAGTTCATCAAAGATGGTTATGCTCCAATCACTGTAGGACAAGATCCATTTATAGAAGAACAAGTAGCTATCATTATCGGAACTCAAGGTGCAGCTAATGCTTATATCAATAAATATGAAATGAATGTAGGAGTAGCTATGCTTCCAGGAAAAGAACAACTTGCAACAGGTCTTGGTTCAAACCATTACTTCTTATTTAATAATGGTGAAGAAGCTACAGTTGATGCAGCATTCGATTTTGTTAAGTGGATGACAACAGGTGAAAATCATGCTGAATGGGCTATTCGTTCTGGCTATTTACCAGTTGCTAACTCAGCAAGAGAAAGTGAAAAATATGTTCAATTTGGTGAAGAAAATCCACATATGATAGTGGCTGCTGAAGCCCTTACTCATGGTGTTGCAAGACCACCAATTGAAGAATACCCACAAATCTCTGATCTCATTTCAACAACAATTGAAGCTATTGCTTATGATCAAATGACTCCAGAAGAGGGTATTGATCATATTATTGAAAGTACTAATGATATACTAAAGTAA
- a CDS encoding helix-turn-helix transcriptional regulator yields the protein MRLHRLIATILLLESRRKIKAKELADALETSVRTVYRDIDTLCEAGLPIATTTGPNGGIYLMEGYSVDMNRLHNEEVVNLFLSGIGIQPDKQSDSSIKLKNALLKLEDSLPSEYNEDIRKARERFYFDETPWWGEYKQVVYLDSIRKALWQSSKLYVYYQKFSGEISSRIIHPYGLVVKRMEWYLIAYCEKSDDIRTFKCERMTRVDVLDEDFIIPEDFSLAEYWQGSVTKFKEGCIQVENYVATIKVSESKKYILDQLDVLESYQEHGGIVATVNMYKFEEACLFVIDHIGHIEILQPVELRNYASEEVSKLYTIYHN from the coding sequence ATGCGGCTACATCGATTAATTGCCACCATATTGTTATTGGAATCGAGAAGAAAAATAAAAGCAAAGGAACTGGCCGATGCTCTTGAGACATCAGTACGAACTGTCTATAGAGACATTGATACTCTATGCGAAGCTGGATTACCAATCGCGACTACAACAGGTCCCAATGGTGGTATCTATCTTATGGAAGGTTATTCCGTGGATATGAATCGTCTGCACAATGAAGAGGTTGTTAATCTTTTTTTAAGTGGCATTGGGATACAGCCTGATAAACAGAGTGATTCCAGTATTAAACTCAAAAATGCTCTCCTAAAGTTAGAAGACAGTCTCCCTTCTGAATATAACGAAGATATTAGGAAGGCTAGAGAACGATTCTATTTTGATGAGACGCCATGGTGGGGTGAATATAAACAAGTTGTCTATTTAGATTCTATAAGAAAGGCTCTTTGGCAGTCTAGTAAACTGTACGTGTACTATCAAAAATTTAGTGGCGAGATATCCAGTAGAATCATTCACCCATACGGTTTAGTTGTTAAAAGAATGGAATGGTATCTTATTGCATATTGTGAGAAAAGTGATGACATAAGAACTTTTAAATGTGAACGCATGACAAGAGTAGACGTTTTAGATGAAGACTTTATTATACCAGAAGATTTTTCATTAGCTGAATATTGGCAAGGAAGTGTAACAAAATTTAAAGAAGGTTGTATTCAAGTAGAGAATTATGTTGCGACAATTAAAGTCAGTGAATCTAAAAAATATATTTTAGATCAATTAGATGTTCTTGAATCTTATCAGGAACATGGAGGTATTGTAGCAACGGTTAATATGTACAAATTTGAAGAAGCATGTCTATTTGTCATTGATCATATTGGTCATATAGAAATCCTTCAACCTGTAGAATTGCGAAACTATGCTAGTGAGGAAGTAAGTAAACTGTATACCATCTATCACAATTGA
- a CDS encoding ROK family transcriptional regulator — MNKLTSPDMMKLKNIKSILKVIHEDNGIYRKKIAEKINLSSQTVTNIVKELLDKGIIKEESVRQMGQGRNPMSLRINYTDFYVIGVEVTVTEIKVVLTNLLGDLIKACQKQLAEDDDALNVIKQLIDEVKADFSGINRIQAVAISVTGVVNEKKGIIIEVKPLNWFNINLKKELEYLGIPILIRNDVNTIAHSENFNLREDTNFIVVKLDQGIGSSIVIDGHVMRSTNSVAGEFGHITVNYAPEVRKCKCGKYGCLTTLASIGALEERLDMNYERIKEEVKKGNTEVTRMIEEVSDIVAPPLANVVILLDLDRIVLTGKFINDFRDIVFEKLSKKIRENLTDWVAYKDLNIHENVNLAILSAKLLIDHYFENEEDLLFQID, encoded by the coding sequence ATGAATAAGTTAACTAGCCCTGATATGATGAAACTAAAAAACATAAAGAGCATTCTAAAAGTTATACATGAAGACAATGGTATTTATCGTAAAAAGATAGCTGAAAAAATAAATCTATCTTCTCAAACGGTGACCAATATTGTCAAGGAACTATTAGATAAAGGTATTATCAAAGAAGAAAGTGTTCGGCAAATGGGTCAGGGCAGAAATCCCATGTCGTTAAGAATTAACTATACTGACTTTTATGTTATAGGAGTTGAAGTCACAGTAACTGAGATCAAGGTAGTTCTCACTAACTTACTAGGAGATCTTATTAAAGCATGTCAAAAACAGTTAGCTGAAGATGATGATGCCCTTAATGTAATCAAGCAACTCATTGATGAGGTAAAAGCAGATTTTAGTGGGATTAATCGTATACAAGCTGTGGCTATAAGTGTAACAGGGGTAGTTAACGAGAAGAAGGGCATTATTATTGAAGTGAAGCCCCTCAATTGGTTTAATATAAACTTAAAAAAAGAATTGGAATACTTAGGTATTCCAATTCTTATAAGAAACGATGTGAACACCATTGCTCATTCAGAAAACTTCAATCTTAGAGAAGATACTAATTTTATCGTAGTTAAGTTGGATCAAGGTATAGGCTCCTCTATCGTTATTGATGGGCATGTTATGAGAAGTACCAATAGTGTTGCAGGAGAGTTCGGACACATAACTGTTAACTATGCTCCGGAAGTGAGAAAATGTAAATGTGGTAAGTACGGTTGTCTGACAACACTTGCATCTATAGGTGCATTAGAAGAGCGATTAGATATGAATTATGAAAGAATTAAGGAAGAAGTAAAAAAAGGGAATACTGAAGTAACACGTATGATTGAAGAGGTAAGCGACATTGTAGCACCTCCACTTGCTAATGTTGTTATCTTGTTAGATTTAGATAGAATAGTTTTAACCGGAAAATTTATTAATGATTTTAGAGATATAGTTTTTGAAAAATTAAGTAAAAAAATTAGAGAGAATTTAACCGATTGGGTTGCTTATAAAGATTTAAATATACATGAGAATGTCAATTTAGCTATTTTAAGTGCAAAATTATTAATAGATCATTATTTTGAAAACGAAGAGGATTTATTATTTCAAATAGATTAG
- a CDS encoding carbohydrate ABC transporter permease encodes MKKVSALLKHSIIYLGAVIMILPFLWMISTSLKPPNEIFEVPIRWIPSEFYFENYVNAVTSFPFVDFFINSVIVTLCIIVGQLVTSILAAYAFARMEFKGKNLLFLLLLSGLMLPAQTIMIPMVLMLKELGLLNTLQGLIIPFSWSALIVFLLRQFFLKIPLEIEEAAAIDGCNVFQIIGKIVMPISKPIISTSIILIFIYGWNQYFWPLLIVNKEELYTLQLGLAYFKEQNVIETDWGALMAGTTLTMLPVIIVFLLFQKKVIESIAFSGGKE; translated from the coding sequence ATGAAGAAAGTATCAGCTTTATTAAAACATAGCATCATCTACTTAGGTGCAGTCATCATGATTTTACCTTTCCTATGGATGATTTCAACTTCTTTAAAGCCACCAAATGAGATTTTTGAGGTGCCAATTCGTTGGATACCAAGTGAGTTTTATTTCGAGAACTATGTGAATGCCGTTACAAGTTTTCCTTTTGTGGATTTCTTTATAAACAGTGTTATTGTTACTTTATGTATTATAGTTGGTCAGCTAGTAACATCTATCCTTGCAGCATATGCATTTGCAAGAATGGAGTTTAAAGGTAAGAATTTGTTATTTCTACTACTATTATCAGGGTTAATGTTACCAGCTCAAACGATTATGATACCCATGGTACTCATGTTGAAAGAATTAGGATTATTAAATACTTTACAAGGTCTCATTATTCCATTCAGTTGGAGTGCATTGATTGTATTCTTGCTACGTCAGTTTTTCTTAAAGATACCACTGGAGATAGAGGAAGCTGCTGCTATTGATGGGTGTAATGTCTTTCAGATCATTGGGAAAATCGTTATGCCTATATCAAAGCCTATCATTTCAACATCCATCATCCTCATTTTTATCTACGGATGGAATCAGTATTTTTGGCCTTTGTTAATAGTAAATAAAGAAGAGTTGTATACTTTACAGTTAGGTTTAGCCTACTTTAAAGAACAAAATGTCATTGAGACAGATTGGGGAGCTTTAATGGCTGGTACAACGTTAACCATGCTACCTGTCATTATTGTATTTTTACTGTTCCAGAAAAAAGTAATCGAAAGTATTGCTTTTTCAGGCGGTAAAGAATAA
- a CDS encoding phosphoglucomutase/phosphomannomutase family protein, which produces MIKFGTGGWRTIIGEDFIKSNIIKVAHGLSVKMAKENCKEQGVVIGFDRRFLSVEAAKWMAEVLAHYGVKVYFIDKIAPTPMIMYTVKQLGCHYGIAITASHNPAEYNGIKVFTSGGKDASEEVTSELEDIISEIFSESTDAKTFENGVKEEVIEIINPFNDYIDAIMEKIDTDAIRNKQLRILLDPMYGVSKTSLQTILLSSRCEVDLIHDRHDTLFGGRLPSPSAETLNTLKQKVVEKGYDLGLGTDGDADRLGVIDNEGNFIHPNEILVLIYYYLLNYKHQKGPVVRNIATTHLLDAIAEDYGEECYEVPVGFKHISSKMEEKDAILGGESSGGLTIAGHIKGKDGVFAASVLVEMVAVTGLSIAEMLNSIYNKYGEYHMVEYGYSFNAEDRQKLIEILYHDKTIPEFGYDIDKISTVDGIKVYFKNGGWVVIRFSGTEPLLRVFAEMDTIEEAEKVCKQVEQFIKEC; this is translated from the coding sequence ATGATTAAATTTGGTACTGGTGGATGGCGGACAATCATTGGTGAAGATTTTATTAAGAGTAATATTATTAAAGTGGCGCATGGGCTTAGTGTTAAAATGGCCAAGGAAAATTGTAAAGAGCAAGGTGTAGTCATTGGTTTTGATCGACGATTTCTATCAGTGGAAGCTGCTAAATGGATGGCTGAAGTTTTAGCCCATTATGGTGTAAAGGTATATTTCATTGATAAGATAGCACCTACACCTATGATCATGTATACAGTTAAGCAGTTAGGTTGCCATTATGGCATTGCGATAACTGCCAGCCATAACCCTGCTGAATACAATGGGATTAAAGTATTTACATCAGGTGGGAAAGATGCTTCAGAAGAAGTGACATCTGAGTTAGAGGACATCATCAGTGAAATCTTTTCTGAGTCAACTGATGCTAAGACCTTTGAAAATGGCGTTAAAGAAGAAGTTATTGAGATTATCAATCCATTTAATGATTATATTGATGCAATCATGGAAAAAATCGATACAGATGCGATTAGAAATAAACAGCTACGTATTTTATTAGATCCTATGTATGGTGTATCAAAAACATCACTTCAAACCATCTTACTCTCTTCAAGATGTGAAGTAGATTTAATACATGATCGCCATGATACTTTGTTTGGTGGAAGATTACCTTCACCTAGTGCAGAGACCCTCAATACTCTCAAACAGAAAGTGGTAGAGAAGGGATATGACTTAGGATTAGGTACAGATGGTGATGCAGACCGACTAGGTGTTATAGATAATGAAGGTAACTTCATTCATCCTAATGAAATATTAGTCTTAATTTATTATTATTTATTGAATTATAAACACCAAAAAGGTCCTGTTGTTAGAAATATCGCTACAACTCACCTACTGGATGCTATTGCTGAGGATTATGGTGAGGAATGTTACGAAGTACCTGTAGGTTTTAAGCATATCAGCTCAAAGATGGAAGAAAAGGATGCCATACTTGGTGGAGAAAGTAGTGGTGGCTTAACAATAGCAGGTCACATTAAAGGTAAAGACGGTGTATTTGCTGCCTCAGTCCTGGTAGAGATGGTGGCTGTCACTGGACTATCCATCGCAGAGATGTTAAATAGCATCTATAATAAATACGGAGAATATCATATGGTGGAGTATGGATATAGCTTTAACGCTGAAGATCGTCAGAAACTAATTGAAATCTTATATCATGATAAGACGATCCCTGAATTCGGCTATGATATCGATAAAATAAGTACTGTCGATGGTATTAAAGTATATTTCAAAAATGGAGGCTGGGTAGTCATTCGATTCTCAGGAACAGAACCGCTACTCCGTGTATTTGCTGAAATGGATACTATAGAGGAAGCAGAAAAAGTTTGCAAACAAGTAGAACAATTTATTAAAGAGTGCTGA